In Chitinophaga sp. HK235, a single window of DNA contains:
- the nrfD gene encoding NrfD/PsrC family molybdoenzyme membrane anchor subunit has translation MSLKYESTLREPLVDGVKDYHQVTEDIISPIEGKPGKLWYVGFFISLLLLGFGAFSVFWQIYFGVGVWNLNKTIGWGWDITNFVWWVGIGHAGTLISAILLLFRQGWRTGVNRAAEAMTIFAVMCAGQFPIIHMGRVWMAFFILPYPNTRGPVWVNFNSPLLWDVFAISTYFTVSLLFWYSGLIPDFATIRDRAKTKLRKLLYGVASFGWTGSTKHWQRHEALSLVLAGLSTPLVLSVHTIVSFDFATSVIPGWHTTIFPPYFVAGAIFSGFAMVQTLLIITRKILHLEEYITLGHMEAMNKVIVLTGSVVGCAYLTELFMAWYGANPYEFATFFKYRAAGPLGWSYWIMMTCNVISPQVFWFRKMRRSVAVTFVMSIIVNIGMWFERFVIICTSLYRDYLPSSWSYYRPSWPEVGFYMGTFGLFFTCYFLFAKYFPVIAVAEIKSILKTSGENFKEDMEKYEGKTAEEFSHAVHHEHAH, from the coding sequence ATGAGTTTAAAATACGAATCCACACTGAGAGAACCTTTAGTTGACGGGGTTAAGGATTATCACCAGGTAACGGAAGATATCATTAGTCCCATTGAAGGGAAGCCTGGTAAATTGTGGTATGTAGGCTTTTTTATATCACTGTTACTGTTGGGCTTCGGCGCATTTTCAGTGTTTTGGCAGATTTATTTCGGTGTGGGTGTTTGGAATCTGAACAAAACCATCGGTTGGGGTTGGGACATCACCAACTTCGTATGGTGGGTAGGGATTGGTCACGCCGGTACCCTGATTTCTGCGATCCTCCTGCTGTTCCGTCAGGGATGGCGTACAGGGGTGAACCGTGCAGCGGAAGCGATGACCATCTTCGCGGTAATGTGCGCCGGTCAGTTCCCGATTATTCACATGGGTCGTGTATGGATGGCGTTCTTCATCCTGCCTTACCCTAACACCCGCGGTCCGGTATGGGTTAACTTTAACTCCCCGCTGCTGTGGGACGTATTCGCGATCTCCACTTATTTCACCGTTTCCCTGTTGTTCTGGTACTCCGGTCTGATTCCGGACTTCGCTACCATCCGCGACAGAGCTAAAACCAAGCTGCGTAAACTGCTGTATGGTGTAGCTTCTTTCGGCTGGACTGGTTCCACCAAACACTGGCAACGTCATGAAGCACTGTCACTGGTACTGGCAGGTCTGTCCACTCCGCTGGTACTGTCTGTACACACCATCGTATCCTTTGACTTTGCTACTTCCGTAATTCCTGGTTGGCACACTACCATCTTCCCTCCTTACTTCGTGGCGGGTGCGATCTTCTCTGGTTTCGCGATGGTACAAACACTGCTGATCATCACCCGTAAAATATTACACCTGGAAGAATACATTACCCTGGGCCACATGGAAGCCATGAACAAGGTAATTGTACTGACCGGTTCCGTAGTAGGTTGCGCTTACCTTACTGAGCTCTTTATGGCATGGTACGGTGCTAACCCTTACGAGTTTGCTACTTTCTTCAAATACCGTGCTGCTGGTCCGCTGGGTTGGTCTTACTGGATCATGATGACCTGCAACGTTATCTCTCCGCAGGTATTCTGGTTCCGTAAAATGAGAAGAAGCGTAGCGGTGACTTTCGTAATGTCTATCATCGTAAACATCGGTATGTGGTTCGAACGTTTCGTGATCATCTGTACTTCCCTGTACCGCGACTATCTGCCATCCAGCTGGTCTTACTATCGTCCATCCTGGCCGGAAGTTGGTTTCTACATGGGTACATTCGGTCTGTTCTTTACCTGCTACTTCCTGTTCGCTAAATACTTCCCGGTAATCGCGGTAGCTGAGATCAAGTCTATCCTGAAAACCTCCGGTGAGAACTTTAAGGAAGATATGGAGAAGTACGAAGGAAAAACTGCAGAAGAGTTTTCTCACGCTGTTCATCACGAACACGCTCACTAA